Within the Barnesiella intestinihominis YIT 11860 genome, the region TCATCATGAGCATGATATTGTATTATGAAAAAAGACAAGATCGAAAGGACGGATTGATTTTCAAAATAACCGCCCTTTCTTTTCTTTTCGTTCCGTTAGGTTTTATCGCTCAACTTATTGCTCGGATAGGTATGTATTTGCAAGTGTCAATGATCGCAACTTATCCACTGATGATTCGTACGATCAATAATAGAATCGTACGGGCAGGCACACTGTTTATAATTATGTTTTTCACTATTTATGACTTCTTCTCATTTTTCAATTCCGAAATTTGGAGAGATTCGTTCATAGAATATCATACTATTTTTGAATCTTTTATTTGGCGATGACAGATATGAATATATTATTTGTTGCATCTGTGGTTCATGAAAAATTATTGATTGAAATATTGAAAACACAGCCTCGATATTATGGAATACAAGGCCAGTATTTCATGCGGTTGATGTTATTGGGCTTAAAGGCTAATGGTGTAAAAGTAAATGTGTTATCTAACAATTTGGCATATCGTTATTGGCATTCAAAAAGAGGGGAACGACATTGTGTCTTGGAGGAGGGAATAGGATATAACTATTTTTTTAGAAAGCAAAGGGGAGGGTATTTACATTTATTGTTAAGGATTATACGGTTTATAAAATTATGGAAAAATAAATTAGGGAAAGATAATTCGGCTATTCTATGTGATGGGCTTAATTTTACTTTATTGCTTTCTTGTTTTTTATGTAAAATATTTTTTAATATCAGGGTTACGGTTTTTGTAACAGATATGCCTCGTTATTTGTCGATGGGATTTTTTTCTCAAATAAAATCTAGTTTGCAAGAATATATTATACGTCAAATGGATGCATTTGTGACATTGACTAATTACATGGATGCTGATTTGAATCCTAATCATAAACCAAGTGTTGTGATAGAGGGTATGGTTGATGTGAGAGCAAAGTGTGAATCCAATAAGGGGAGGAGAAGGGAAAAGGTCTGTATGTATAGTGGCTCTATTCATAAAGTTTATGGGATTAAAAAATTGTTGGATAGTTTCTTGGCAATGAATAATACCGATTATATATTGGAGATATATGGAGATGGCGATTATAGAGCAGAATTGGTCGAATTAGCAGCAAAACATGATCGTATAATTTATAAAGGATTAGTCTCTCGTGACGTAATTGTGGCTCGTCAGAAACAGGTTGCATTATTGATTAATCCACGACCGAGTTCGTATGAATATACTCAATATTCTTTTCCTTCGAAAATAATGGAATATATGTTGTCAGGAACTCCGGTATTGACGACGAAACTTCCCGGAATTCCAGCTGAATATGATAAATATTTGTATTATTTCGAAGACGAATCAATTGAGGCTATGGCCAATAAAATGTCCGAAGTACTTTCAATGGATTATACCGAATGTTTAAGGAAAGCAAGTGAGGCTCAGAGTTATGTCATGAATGAAAAGAATAATTTTCTTCAGATGAAAAAACTATTATCTATTTTATGAATGGTTGCTCTATGAATATTGGATTTTATTTTTTTGATAAAGGATTGAGCGGGGTTGATTGTTCCCGTCCGGACTTAGGAAATCCGGGAGTGGGGGGAACTCAATATTGCTTTTTACTTTTGATTTATTATATACTCCGTTTTGATCCGAAATCGTATAGGGTAAGAGTTTATTGTTCATCTGACTGTTTTTTTCCACAAGGTGTAGAGAAGGTTCTTGTTGAAGATATTTTTGAGGGTTTGACCGAATCAAAAAGACGAGGTGATGATTTTATTATCATTAAGGATAATAAGGATCAACAATTGGCTCGATTTATCGATAAACTACGGCATCGCATTGTTATTTGGGGGCATAATTTTTATTTTGGGGATTATGCCGATTGGGTTGCTAAGAGCCCGTCTGTTATTGCAAATGTTTTTGTAGGTAGGCAGCAGTATGATAGATATATAGATCACCCCATTTGTGATAAATCTTTGTTTATATATAATATGGTTCCCGATGTGGTAGGGGAAAAAAAGCGGGATAATGACGGTAAAACGGTTGTTTATTTGGGAGCATTGATTCCAGAAAAGGGATTTTTGGTATTAGCCAAAATGTGGAAGTACATTTTGAAAAAGGTTCCAATGGCACGATTACAGGTGATAGGAGGTGGAAATCTTTATTCTAGAAATTGCTCTTTGGGAAGAATGGGAATAGCGGATAAATTGTTTGAAGAAGAGTTTTTCCCGTATTTGTCGGAAGAAGGAGAACTATTGCCATCTGTCACGTTTCAAGGAATCTTAGGGGGTGAAAAATACGAAGTTTTTTTGTCGTCGTCAGTTGGAGTAGTTAATCCGTCGGCTCGCACAGAGACCTTTGGAATGGGTGCAATTGAGATGAATTGTGCGGGGTTACCGGTTGTTACATTGGGAAAAAATGGTTATCCCGATACAATAGAAAATGGAGTTACGGGATACTTATGCCATTCATACAAGGGAATTGCAGATAAAATTGTGTTCTTATTGACTCACGATGAGGTTAATGAACGATTGGGAATTCAAGCAAAAGAGCAGGTGAGCCGATTTTCTCCAAAAAATATTATGCCTTTGTGGTTTAATTTGTTTGAACAAATAGCGCAGAATAAATTAATAATAACATATCGACGTCCTGACAGTCATTTTTTCAATAATATTAAATTCGTGAGAATCCTATTGCGGTTTTTGCGTAAAAACTGTCGTTTGTCATTTCTCCCCTCGTTGATAAAAATAGAAACAGTGATATATACCTATTTAAACAAAATAATGAAAAAATGAAAGTGGCGTTGATTCTTGCTACAAATGTAGAAAAATCTCCTTATATGCAATATTATATAGATGTATATAAGGAAAAGAACATTGATGTCGAAGTCATTTTGTTGAATAGGGATAAACGTGTATCGAATGAGGAGTTCCCCTATAAGATACATTCTTGTGATATTATAGCGAGGGAGACGGCCTCTTGCGTTCGTAAAATTTATGATTATTTTCGCTATTCTCGGTTCGTAAGACGGATATTGAAACAATCTGATTATAGTCAGATTGTAGTATTTACCATCGCTAATGCGGTATTCCTGTCTTACTATTTATTAAGTTATTATAAAAAGAAGTATATATTTGATATACGTGATTATTCTCCGTTGGTTAAATATACCGTTCCCATAATTAGGCGTTTATTAAATAATTCAGCATTGAATTGTTTTTCTTCACCGGGGTTTAGGTCGTGGTTACCTGCATGTGATTACGTAATATGTCATAATGCAAGACGTAAATCTCTTGATGAGGACATAGTGAATGCCAGAGATATCGATGTGGAAAATGTTAAAGTGTTGACTATCGGACAACTTAGAAATTTTATTACGAATAAAATGCTAATGGATCATTTGGGGAATAAATCTCGAATAACGATTCAATTTTCGGGTATGGGTATTGCATATGATTTATTGAAAAAGTACGAGGTGAAAAAGATGTATAATAATGTGAAATTTACGGGTTATTATCCGAAAAAGGAAGAATTTTCCATCGTTGATGGCTGTGATTTTATGAACATAATTTTGCCAGATGATACGTTGAGCCGTTATTTGATAAGTAATAGATTTTATTTGTCTTTGTTGAGAAGAAAACCGATGATTGTTTCGTCGGGTGGTATTCAAGCTGAATATGTGAAAGAATATGATTTGGGAATTATTGTTTCCTCTGAAGATGATATATATAGTAAAATAATGATCTATGCCAGATCATTTGACCCGATTCAATTTCAAAAAAATTGTGACCGATTTTTAGAAATGGTAAGATTGGATATGCAGATATTTAGCAGAAGCGTTTTTTATAGTTTAAATTTATAATCATGTCTATTTTTAAAGATAAGATATTGCTTATTACCGGAGGAACAGGATCCTTTGGCAATGCTGTGTTAAAGCGGTTTTTGGATAGCGATGTCGGTGAAATACGCATATTTAGCCGTGATGAGAAAAAACAAGATGATATGCGGCATCGATTACAGAACCCGAAGGTTAAGTTTTATATCGGTGACGTGCGGGATAAACGTAGTGTAGATAGCGCTATGAGTGGGGTCGATTATGTGTTTTCGGCAGCTGCCTTGAAACAGGTCCCTTCATGTGAATTTTTCCCTATGCAGGCTGTGCGTACGAATGTATTTGGCACGGAGAACGTATTGGATTCGGCCGTGGAGCATGGTGTGAAAAATGTTGTCGTATTGTCTACCGATAAAGCGGCCTATCCCATCAATGCTATGGGAATAAGTAAAGCCATGATGGAAAAAGTGGCGATTGCCAAAGGACGTCAGTTGGGTGATTCTGCGACAACGACAATTTGTTGTACTCGTTATGGAAATGTGATGGCGAGTCGGGGGTCTGTGATTCCGCTATGGATCGAGCAGATGAAAAACAATGCGGTAATAACGATCACGGATCCCAACATGACACGGTTTATGATGACGCTCGATGATGCTGTCGACTTGGTAGTTTATGCGTTTGAGCATGGCCGTAATGGCGATTTATTCGTACAGAAGGCTCCGGCGGCTACGCTGGTTACTTTGGCGACTGCGTTGAAAGAATTGTATGGCAAAGATACTCCCGTGAAAATTATCGGTACACGGCATGGGGAGAAGCTCTATGAAACTTTGGTTACTCGCGAGGAGATGGCGAGGGCAGAGGATATGGATAATTATTATCGTATTCCATGCGATAGTCGAGATTTGAATTACGATAAATTTTTTGTCGAAGGTAGCGAGGTAGTCTCTCAAATAGAAGACTATCATTCGCACAATACTCACAGACTCGATGTAGAAGAAATGAAACAATTATTGTTGAAGCTCGATATCGTACGGGAAGATTTGAATCTCAATTAGTGGATAGAATTATGATAAAGGTAGGCATTACCGGGCAGTCTGGGTTTGTCGGTACTCATTTATATAATACGTTGGGACTTTATCCCGGAGAATTTGAGAGAGTTCCATTCGAAGATGATTATTTTGTCGATGTAGAACGTCTGAAAACGTTTGTAAAGAGTTGTGATGTTATTGTACATTTGGCGGCGGTAAACCGTCATACTGATGTGCATGTTTTGTACGAGACGAATATGCGATTGGTAAAACAGCTAATCGAGGCTATGGAAGCGACAAATTCTCGTCCTTATGTTTTATTCTCGTCGAGCATACAAGAGGAACGGGATAATGAGTATGGCCGTAGTAAGAGTGATGGCCGTAAATTGTTGGAAGAATGGGCTGTGCGTAAAGGGGCATCTTTTACAGGAATGGTAGTTCCCAATGTTTTCGGTCCGTTTG harbors:
- a CDS encoding glycosyltransferase family 4 protein, which encodes MTDMNILFVASVVHEKLLIEILKTQPRYYGIQGQYFMRLMLLGLKANGVKVNVLSNNLAYRYWHSKRGERHCVLEEGIGYNYFFRKQRGGYLHLLLRIIRFIKLWKNKLGKDNSAILCDGLNFTLLLSCFLCKIFFNIRVTVFVTDMPRYLSMGFFSQIKSSLQEYIIRQMDAFVTLTNYMDADLNPNHKPSVVIEGMVDVRAKCESNKGRRREKVCMYSGSIHKVYGIKKLLDSFLAMNNTDYILEIYGDGDYRAELVELAAKHDRIIYKGLVSRDVIVARQKQVALLINPRPSSYEYTQYSFPSKIMEYMLSGTPVLTTKLPGIPAEYDKYLYYFEDESIEAMANKMSEVLSMDYTECLRKASEAQSYVMNEKNNFLQMKKLLSIL
- a CDS encoding glycosyltransferase family 4 protein, with amino-acid sequence MTESKRRGDDFIIIKDNKDQQLARFIDKLRHRIVIWGHNFYFGDYADWVAKSPSVIANVFVGRQQYDRYIDHPICDKSLFIYNMVPDVVGEKKRDNDGKTVVYLGALIPEKGFLVLAKMWKYILKKVPMARLQVIGGGNLYSRNCSLGRMGIADKLFEEEFFPYLSEEGELLPSVTFQGILGGEKYEVFLSSSVGVVNPSARTETFGMGAIEMNCAGLPVVTLGKNGYPDTIENGVTGYLCHSYKGIADKIVFLLTHDEVNERLGIQAKEQVSRFSPKNIMPLWFNLFEQIAQNKLIITYRRPDSHFFNNIKFVRILLRFLRKNCRLSFLPSLIKIETVIYTYLNKIMKK
- a CDS encoding polysaccharide biosynthesis protein — encoded protein: MSIFKDKILLITGGTGSFGNAVLKRFLDSDVGEIRIFSRDEKKQDDMRHRLQNPKVKFYIGDVRDKRSVDSAMSGVDYVFSAAALKQVPSCEFFPMQAVRTNVFGTENVLDSAVEHGVKNVVVLSTDKAAYPINAMGISKAMMEKVAIAKGRQLGDSATTTICCTRYGNVMASRGSVIPLWIEQMKNNAVITITDPNMTRFMMTLDDAVDLVVYAFEHGRNGDLFVQKAPAATLVTLATALKELYGKDTPVKIIGTRHGEKLYETLVTREEMARAEDMDNYYRIPCDSRDLNYDKFFVEGSEVVSQIEDYHSHNTHRLDVEEMKQLLLKLDIVREDLNLN